A single genomic interval of Festucalex cinctus isolate MCC-2025b chromosome 16, RoL_Fcin_1.0, whole genome shotgun sequence harbors:
- the lsm8 gene encoding LSM8 homolog, U6 small nuclear RNA associated, with amino-acid sequence MSTALESYINRTVAIVTSDGRMIVGTLKGFDQTINLILDESHERVFSSGQGVEQVVLGLYIVRGDNVAVIGEIDEETDSTLDLGNIRAEPLNSVVH; translated from the exons ATGTCCACTGCGCTGGAGAGCTACATTAACC GTACAGTGGCCATTGTGACGTCAGACGGCAGGATGATCGTG GGCACATTGAAGGGCTTCGACCAGACCATCAACTTGATCCTGGATGAGAGTCACGAACGCGTGTTCAGCTCGGGTCAGGGCGTGGAGCAAGTGGTTCTGGGACTTTACATCGTCCGGGGAGACAACGT CGCTGTGATCGGCGAGATTGACGAGGAGACGGACTCCACGCTGGATCTGGGGAACATCCGAGCCGAGCCCCTCAACTCGGTTGTCCACTAA
- the tymp gene encoding thymidine phosphorylase isoform X2 encodes MLSIPDLIKKKRDGGTLSDGDIKTFVKSLSCGSIQDCQTGAMLMAIWQQGMDVHETATLTKEMMLSGEIMSWPREWAGLVVDKHSTGGVGDKVSLVLAPALAACGCKVPMISGRGLAHTGGTLDKLESIPGFSIHQSAEQVRAILSSVGCCIVGQTETLVPADRILYATRDITGTVDSLPLITGSIISKKGAESLMALVLDVKFGQAALYKDLRGAKELAQLLVKAGNELGMRTGAVLSRMDGVIGRSVGNSLEVIEALDVLKGGEQKDLMELVTTLGALLLTMTGLAADQSEGRRKISQAVSGGHALLKFQGMMEAQGVAKETARALCSAHTDYFKILRKAKHQLDLTASRDGVLVDVDGLILAEVLHKLGAGRSKAGQPVNHSVGAELLRSLGQKITKGTAWLRVHYEEPAPSPDQIERLQSALVLGSLADWQRQSLVQEVILPV; translated from the exons GCGCCATGCTGATGGCCATCTGGCAGCAGGGCATGGACGTTCACGAGACTGCGACACTGACCAAAGAGATGATGCTGTCGGGGGAAATTATGTCATGGCCCCGAGAGTGGGCGGGGCTTGTGGTGGACAAGCACTCCACGGGCGGTGTGGGCGACAAAGTCAGCCTGGTGTTGGCGCCCGCGCTTGCCGCCTGCGGCTGCAAG GTACCCATGATCAGTGGGCGGGGCCTGGCCCACACCGGCGGAACACTGGACAAACTGGAGTCCATTCCTGGTTTTAGCATCCACCAATCGGCTGAGCAG GTGCGAGCCATCCTGAGCAGCGTAGGCTGTTGTATCGTGGGCCAGACGGAGACGCTGGTTCCCGCCGACCGCATCCTCTACGCCACGCGTGACATCACCGGCACCGTGGACAGCCTGCCGCTCATCACGG GCTCCATCATCTCCAAGAAAGGGGCCGAGTCGCTGATGGCGCTGGTTCTGGACGTCAAGTTCGGCCAGGCCGCTCTCTACAAAGACTTGCGCGGCGCCAAGGAGCTGGCGCAGCTCCTG GTGAAGGCGGGCAACGAGCTGGGCATGCGCACTGGCGCCGTGCTGAGCCGCATGGACGGCGTGATCGGTCGCAGCGTGGGAAACAGCCTGGAAGTCATCGAGGCTCTCGACGTGCTCAAGGGGGGCGAACAGAAAGACCTCATGGAGCTCGTCACCACGCTCG GCGCCCTCCTGCTGACCATGACGGGTCTGGCGGCCGACCAGTCAGAAGGCAGACGCAAGATTTCCCAGGCTGTGAGTGGCGGACACGCTCTGCTCAAGTTCCAGGGCATGATGGAGGCTCAGGGCGTCGCCAAGGAGACGGCGAGGGCGCTTTGCAGCGCCCACACTGATTACTTCAAGATTCTGAGGAAAGCTAAGCATCAACTTGACTTGACCGCCAGCCGTGATG GTGTGCTGGTGGACGTGGATGGTCTGATTTTAGCGGAAGTGCTTCATAAATTGGGTGCGGGGCGTTCCAAGGCTGGACAGCCTGTTAATCACAGTGTGGGGGCGGAGCTATTGCGCTCTCTTGGCCAGAAAATCACCAAAG gcaCTGCCTGGCTGCGAGTCCACTACGAGGAGCCGGCGCCCAGTCCGGACCAGATCGAACGACTGCAGAGCGCTCTCGTCCTGGGATCGCTCGCCGATTGGCAAAGGCAAAGTTTGGTGCAAGAAGTGATACTTCCGGTTTGA